From the genome of Spinacia oleracea cultivar Varoflay chromosome 2, BTI_SOV_V1, whole genome shotgun sequence, one region includes:
- the LOC110791005 gene encoding large ribosomal subunit protein bL35c, with protein MAMASATATLSFKTPSLSLSPPSTRCSAAQGISLTHFNKQLKSTLNLSSSSSISSSKVQPIVLKNKRISTVDSSVSTSSPSFTVFAAKGYKMKTHKASAKRFRVTGKGKIVRRRAGKQHLLAKKNTKRKNRLSKLIQVDRSDYDNVIGALPYLKVNRKV; from the exons ATGGCAATGGCTTCCGCAACAGCAACACTGTCATTCAAAACcccatctctttctctctctcctccctcaacTCGATGCTCTGCAGCTCAAGGCATTTCTCTTACGCATTTCAACAAACAGCTTAAGAGCACTCTCAACCTTAGCTCTTCCAGCAGCATTTCATCTTCTAAGGTTCAACCTATTGTTCTTAAGAATAAGAGAATCTCCACCGTCGATTCTTCTGTCTCTACTTCTTCTCCTTCTTTCACTGTTTTCGCTGCTAAAGGGTACAAGATGAAGACCCACAAG GCCTCAGCAAAGAGATTTAGGGTAACTGGAAAGGGGAAGATTGTGAGGAGGAGAGCTGGGAAGCAGCACCTTCTCGCCAAGAAGAACACTAAGAGGAAGAATCGTCTCTCCAAATTG aTTCAAGTTGATAGGAGTGATTATGACAATGTGATCGGCGCATTGCCCTACCTGAAAGTAAACAGGAAAGTATAA
- the LOC110778570 gene encoding uncharacterized protein has translation MSAIWLLLRYGSHSFDIRVGDMEKYRLLKLFLDIFEESVKQDVFLPSTFSLYVEGPCGKVELNDDKTLRLLWGWNWGKDTAEIWVEGTDKPGLVFRNAVATIENHRKEKERQLKERQEELLRAQREEEEAMRKQQEREDILREIQEQMEYTVAMEVPVVDCEDMKVEYVRVISKDDVDEVFPGCSQPQQTQESPKKQPTPPKHTNHVASKSKGKDKPASKKLTPKRRASAKQPTPQKQPTPPKQPTKQPTPPPPPPPPQKEPTQPKQQQHTPPPEHPTSPPQQQQHTPPPEHPTSPPQHHTPPPPPQNPTPPQNNQTDEPNNQAPPDQAQPVKKKGGRARPEGFRVNKVTAKKAGTWVSKGKGKGRKGTGRSKTPGVFADVGEICSEEESEDSDYEESDSKQEDVLNDWIDSDVDDEVIPDDIPDLGFEDCLNGSSKMDKAYKNGKIWTDQPYGSIKLEPWLIFHDKATFLEVLRSYCIQEGFGLSVERADNRRYTAVCAVESCDWRIHASRLFDNVSWAIKVISGSHRTCGRLEENPVVTSEWLCKHMLGEIEANPEIPVETLRRYAQEKFQLRVKKRLLYKVRSMAKEKLHGGWAEAYELLPRYAEMIKQTNPGSHALITWGASSGDVNPKFRACFFSFAAQVRGFLRGCRPIIGIDGAHLSGFYKGILLTAVGIDGNNEIFVLAYGIVDTESCDSWTYFMRCLRQMFEQEGCNRDDWTFISDRMKGVELAVRETFPRATRRVCCQHLYMNCKNNGFSGSAFHKLFWIAANAYNEYVFGKAMEKIIEYNANATAYLNSCIEQWSRHKFDSTVCCDHNTTNFVESFNACTKPFRDMPVFSLLEAIRSWCMQRVGARFDKAVDMEEGQLTAYALKELEERTAESRLCYATACGGGEFEVRDGHVNFPIRLATRSCACGKWQICGIPCKHALRVIYDQRMNPHDFISPWFKAAAYKLTYAEHIHPMADPSQWPDFGLPSIQPPTIKRPSGRPAKKRKRGANEPKKGKRNTNVKCGKCREFGHNSRTCKSGGTSATGPSTSKSGAAGASTSNGGPNTRKRSKAAA, from the exons ATGAGTGCTATTTGGTTGTTACTACGTTATGGGTCACATAGTTTTGATATTAGAGTGGGAGACATGGAAAAATATCGTTTGTTGAAGTTGTTTCTTGATATCTTTGAGGAATCAGTTAAGCAAGATGTTTTTTTGCCTAGTACCTTTAGCTTGTATGTTGAGGGTCCTTGTGGTAAGGTTGAATTGAATGATGATAAGACTTTAAGGCTTCTGTGGGGATGGAATTGGGGTAAAGACACTGCTGAAATTTGGGTTGAGGGAACAGATAAACCAGGATTGGTGTTTAGGAATGCTGTTGCAACAATTGAGAATCATAGAAAGGAAAAAGAGAGACAACTTAAGGAGAGACAAGAGGAACTGTTGAGGGCTCaaagagaggaggaagaggCAATGAGGAAACAACAGGAAAGGGAGGACATTTTGAGGGAAATACAGGAACAAATGGAGTACACTGTGGCTATGGAGGTCCCTGTTGTTGATTGTGAGGACATGAAGGTTGAGTATGTGAGAGTAATTAGCAAAGATGATGTTGATGAGGTGTTTCCAGGTTGCTCTCAACCACAACAAACACAAGAATCCCCAAAGAAACAACCCACCCCACCCAAACACACAAATCATGTTGCTTCTAAGTCAAAAGGCAAGGATAAGCCTGCTTCTAAGAAACTAACCCCCAAAAGGAGGGCATCAGCTAAACAACCCACCCCACAGAAACAACCCACCCCACCTAAACAACCCACCAAACAACCTacaccaccacccccaccaccCCCACCACAGAAAGAACCCACCCaaccaaaacaacaacaacacacaccacCACCAGAACATCCCACCTCtccaccacaacaacaacaacacacaccacCACCAGAACATCCCACCTCTCCACCACAACATCAcacccctccaccaccaccacaaaatCCCACTCCACCACAGAACAACCAAACTGATGAGCCTAACAATCAAGCACCACCTGATCAAGCTCAGCCAGTGAAAAAGAAGGGGGGCAGAGCTAGACCTGAGGGGTTTAGGGTTAACAAAGTCACTGCTAAGAAGGCTGGAACTTGGGTTTCCAAGGGAAAGGGAAAAGGGAGAAAGGGTACAGGAAGGTCTAAGACACCAGGGGTTTTTGCTGATGTTGGTGAGATATGTTCAGAAGAGGAGAGTGAGGATTCTGATTATGAGGAATCAGATTCTAAACAAGAGGATGTTCTGAATGATTGGATTGATtctgatgttgatgatgaggtGATTCCTGATGATATTCCTGATTTGGGGTTTGAGGATTGTCTAAATGGTTCCTCAAAGATGGATAAGGCCTATAAAAATGGCAAAATATGGACTGATCAACCATATGGGTCCATTAAGTTAGAACCCTGGTTGATCTTTCATGATAAGGCCACATTTCTTGAAGTGTTGAGAAGTTACTGCATACAGGAGGGGTTTGGGCTTAGTGTTGAGAGAGCTGACAATAGGAGGTACACAGCAGTGTGTGCAGTGGAGTCATGTGACTGGAGGATACATGCCAGTAGGTTGTTTGACAATGTTAGCTGGGCCATTAAGGTGATCAGTGGGTCCCACAGAACTTGTGGGAGGCTTGAGGAGAATCCAGTGGTGACCTCTGAGTGGTTGTGTAAGCATATGTTGGGGGAAATAGAGGCAAATCCAGAGATTCCAGTGGAGACATTGAGGAGGTATGCACAGGAGAAGTTTCAGTTGAGGGTGAAAAAGAGGCTATTGTACAAGGTCAGGAGTATGGCAAAGGAAAAGCTGCATGGTGGTTGGGCTGAAGCATATGAGCTGTTGCCTAGATATGCTGAGATGATTAAGCAAACAAACCCAGGGAGTCATGCACTTATAACATGGGGGGCCAGTAGTGGGGATGTGAACCCAAAATTCAGAGCTTGCTTCTTCTCATTTGCTGCACAAGTCAGGGGGTTTCTAAGGGGTTGTAGGCCCATAATTGGAATAGATGGGGCTCATTTAAGTGGTTTCTACAAGGGCATTCTACTGACAGCAGTTGGCATAGATGGGAACAATGAAATTTTTGTTCTTGCCTATGGGATAGTAGACACTGAGAGTTGTGACAGTTGGACCTACTTCATGAGATGTTTGAGGCAAATGTTTGAGCAGGAGGGTTGCAACAGAGATGATTGGACCTTCATCAGTGATAGGATGAAG GGTGTTGAGTTGGCAGTTAGAGAAACTTTTCCTAGAGCAACTAGGAGAGTTTGCTGCCAACACCTATACATGAATTGTAAGAACAATGGCTTCAGTGGATCTGCATTCCACAAGCTCTTTTGGATAGCTGCTAATGCATACAATGAGTATGTGTTTGGTAAGGCCATGGAAAAGATCATTGAGTACAATGCAAATGCCACTGCATACTTGAACAGCTGCATTGAGCAGTGGTCTAGGCATAAGTTTGACTCTACTGtttgttgtgatcacaacacaACAAACTTTGTGGAGTCATTCAATGCATGCACAAAGCCCTTCAGAGACATGCCTGTCTTCTCATTATTGGAAG CAATCAGAAGTTGGTGTATGCAGAGGGTGGGGGCTAGATTTGACAAGGCAGTTGACATGGAGGAAGGTCAGCTCACTGCATATGCATTGAAAGAGTTAGAGGAGAGGACAGCTGAGTCCAGGTTATGTTATGCCACAGCATGTGGAGGGGGTGAATTTGAGGTTAGGGATGGACATGTCAACTTCCCAATTAGGCTTGCAACAAGAAGTTGTGCCTGTGGGAAGTGGCAGATATGTGGAATCCCCTGCAAGCATGCACTGAGGGTCATATATGACCAAAGGATGAACCCCCATGATTTCATATCCCCATGGTTCAAGGCTGCTGCATACAAGCTAACCTATGCAGAACATATTCATCCTATGGCAGATCCATCACAGTGGCCTGACTTTGGCCTTCCTTCCATTCAGCCTCCAACCATCAAAAGACCATCTGGCAGACCtgctaagaagagaaagagaggggCAAATGAACCAAAGAAAGGGAAGAGGAACACAAATGTGAAATGTGGAAAGTGTAGAGAGTTTGGTCACAACTCAAGAACATGCAAGAGTGGAGGAACAAGTGCCACTGGACCAAGCACTTCAAAGAGTGGTGCAGCAGGAGCAAGTACATCAAATGGGGGACCAAACACAAGGAAGAGGTCAAAGGCAGCTGCATAG